The Paroedura picta isolate Pp20150507F chromosome 17, Ppicta_v3.0, whole genome shotgun sequence genome contains the following window.
GGGTGCGTGCGAAGCAGCCtctgcagcagccgccgccgccgccgggcgccGCGAACTCCCGGGCTTTGGCGAGAGCAGCGAGCTCCTTTCCTCGACGGCGGCATGAGCGCGGGGGCGGCGGAGCGGGGGGCGGCGGGAGCCGCGGGGGGgtctgcggcggcggcggtggcggcggcgtcCGTCGGGGGTCGCGGCGGGGCCGGCAAGGAGGTGCCGTCGGCGCTGCTGGACCCGCGGAGCCGCCGGCGGTACGTGGTGGGGCGCTTCCTGGGCAAGGGCGGCTTCGCCAAGTGCTACGAGCTGACGGACGCGGAGAGCCGCGAGGTGTTCGCGGGCAAGGTGGTGTCCAAGGCGCTGCTGGTGAAGGCGCCGCAGCGGGAGAAGATGTCCATGGAGATCGCCATCCACCGCAGCCTCCAGCACCGGCACGTCGTCGCCTTCCACGGCTTCTTCGAGGACGCCAACTTCGTCTTCGTCGTGCTCGAGCTCTGCCGGCGCAGGGtaagggcgggcggggggcgggcgcgggcgggcgggcgggcggggggcgccgTCGGGGGTCCCGGGCGGGTCTGCAGCCGCCCCGCTCCCGCTCTCTCCCTCCCGTCCCCGCGCAGTCGCTGCTGGAGCTGCACAAGCGGCGCAAGGCGCTGACCGAGCCGGAGGCGCGCTACTTCCTGCGCCAGATCATCCTGGGCTGCCAGTACCTGCACAGCCACCGCGTCATCCACCGCGACCTCAAGCTGGGCAACCTCTTCCTCAACGACGACATGGAGGTCAAGATAGGTGGGCAGGGGGGCGGCCaggcgcgcggggggggggagagatctggggcggggggggggctccgggGCCCGGCCCTGACCCGCCTTTCCCGCCCCCCAGGGGACTTTGGCCTGGCCACGAAGGTGGAGTACGAGGGCGAGCGGAAGAAGACCCTGTGTGGGACCCCCAACTACATCGCCCCCGAGGTCCTGGGCAAGAAGGGCCACAGCTTCGAGGTGGACGTCTGGTCCATCGGCTGCATCATGTACGTCCCAGGAGGCTGGCAGGTGGGCGGGAGAGCAGGAGGGGGCCTTCTCTCCCCACGGCCTCTGGGAGGGGGCTTCCATCTGCTGAGTTTCCGGGGTCTCTGCACACAGGTACACCCTCCTGGTCGGGAAGCCCCCCTTCGAAACCTCCTGCCTGAAGGAGACGTACCTGCGGATTAAGAACAACGACTACTCCATCCCTTCGGTATGGCCCCGCTGAGATCgtggggagggacgggggggggtcCCCCAATTGGGCCGCCTCCTCTGAACCGCCCCCCCTGCCTGCCCCGCAGCACATCAACCCCGTAGCTGCTAGCCTGATCCGTAAAATGCTGCGCTCGGATCCGGCCACCCGGCCCACCATCGAGGAGCTGCTGAGCGACGAGTTCTTCTCCACGGGGTACCTCCCGTCCCGGCTGCCCACCACCTGCCTCACAGTCCCGCCCCGGTTCTCTCTGGCCTCCAGCGGGCCTGACCCCAGCGGGAGGAAGCCCCTGACGGTGGTGAACAAAGGTGAGCAGCTGGGGGGCGATGGGGGGGGCCCTGCAAACTGAAGCACCCAggccatctcccccacccccaaagcagagctgcctctgctggtgcAAAATGACATTCCTGCAGCCCCTcgggctcttctcctcctccccacaagAGAAATGGCTGCGTCCACATTGCGGGCTTCCctggagcgcccccccccccatcccgcagCTCCCCAATTTGCCTGCTTCCTGCCACGGCAGGTCTGGACAGCCCAGTGCCTGACAAGCTgccggagaaggaggaggaggaggccccgCGGGAGCCAGGGGAGTCTGTGGACACACTCCTGATGGACCTCATGCAACAGCTGACGGTGGTGAACTCCTGCAAGCCTTCTGAGAAAGTCCCCGTGAGACAAGGTGAGGGGTGGGCATGCCTGAGGGTGGGGGCGGAAGCCCACCCCGGGGCCAAACGCTGCTGGCTGCTTTGCACCCCGTAACGCTGGGTCTCTTGCTCTATTCTTGCAGAGGAGGCCGAGGACCCCGCCTGCATCCCCATCTTCTGGGTTAGCAAGTGGGTCGATTACTCGGACAAGTATGGCCTAGGTGGGTGTCTGGCCGGGCAGGATCTCAAACCAACTTGGCCCCAGGAGAGCATAAAATGGGGTtccaccagaagagccctgccggagcAGACCAAGGCAGCTGTCCTTCGGGTCTGGCAGTGTCCGGGCCGGGTCagactggggaggaggagaaaggaggtctTCTTCTGGGCCAGTggcacaaccccccctccccacctcttcctctcaccccccccccaggctaccAGCTGTGCGACAACAGCGTGGGCGTTCTGTTCAATGACTCGACCCGCCTCATCATGTACAACGATGGGGACAGCCTGCAGTACATCGAGCAGAACGGGGCTGAGTCCTACTTCAACGTGCGCTCCTACCCCAGCAGCTTCAACAAGAAGGTCGGTGGGGCCCGTGGGGCCACAGGCAGGGGCTCCCCAGGGTGATCTTGGCCTAGAGAGAAGCtgggaggagggcgggggggggcgggagttgggcccttcctggccctcctgcctgtGCGGGGCTGGCTCACGCAGGGCCTGGCTGCGTCCCCAGGTCACGCTGCTGGAGTATTTCCGTAACTACATGAGCGAGCACCTGCTGAAGGCCGGCGCCAACATCAGCCCCCGAGAGGGAGACGAGCTGGCCCGGCTGCCCTACCTGCGCACCTGGTTCCGCACCCGGAGCGCCATCATCCTGCACCTCAGCAATGGCACCGTCCAGATCAACTTCTTCGAGGTGAGCGGCCGGAGGCGCGGGCCGGGGAGATccctgcctcgcagggtggttgtgcaAGAATGAAATGGGGGAGAGAAGAACGGGGcaagccattggggggggggaagggggtgagaATGAAGCTCATGAAGCCAGCCTTGTCCCAGGGCTGGAACTCCCAGGCCAGGCCTTGTTTGGAAGAGGCAAGACCCGGGGTTCCTGGGTGCCCGCCTCCCCCGGAGAAAGATCCAGTATTagccaggcgtttcccaacccagagctggggggtgggagggaatctGGCCACCGTATCCCACAGGGAATGTTTTGGGTCCCAGTTGTGGTCTGGCCCATGAGTCCAACCTGCCTTGGGCTGAACGGCCAGTTTGAGGCCAGCCTGGCTTCTCCTGCTCTCCTCCCCGTGTCTGCTGCGAgcccctctcaccccccccctcggggcctgtgccccctctcccccccccccaggaccacACGAAGGTCATCCTGTGCCCGCTGATGGCGGCCGTCAGCTACATCAACCAGAAGCGGGAGTTCCACACCTACAAGCTCAGCCTCCTGGAGGAGTTTGGCTGCAGCAAGGAGCTGGCCAGCCGCCTGCGCTTTGCCCGCACCATGGTGGAGAAGCTGCTGTTCTCCAAGGCCGTCCCCGCCAGCACCAAGCCTGCGCCCTAGAGGCCGCCCGGCACGCAGGACACTCTCCGGGCAGGGGCAGGGACGTCGTCCCGGAGCCAGGGAGCCCAGCCACGAGGGCCGTCTGTTCCCCCTGCTGCCCAGGGGCTCTAAGGGggcaatcctgccccccccccagttttgatGGAGAAGATGCCTCCCTTTCGCCTGGCGCCTGGCCCTGCCCCAAAAGGGGGGCTGTGGGTGCATCATGCACGTTATTTATATGTGTGACTCTGTCAGCGGCCTCTGCTTGGAGGGCTCTGCTTCCTGTTGTTGctgtctggggctccccccccttctctagTTTGTTCAGAGAACCTTTGGTGCCCCCTCTTTTAAATACTGAAATGAATCCAATAAAGgtcattttgtacagtgcaacagtcttgtgtgtgtgtgtgtgggggggagcactTCGCAGCCAGGACACTGGGCCTCAAGGTGTGTTTGTTATCCCTGTGGCAGCCCCTTGCCCAGCCATTAGCTTATTTCGGGGGGGGGTCTATGAGGTCTGGGGCCAGCCCAGGAAAGAGCCTTTGAGAAGCAGGGGGATGACTGGGTGCAGAGGGGGAAGCccaagcagggagggagagaggactcTCTGGACTACAGTTAAAACTTTGGTTTAATATACAAAACTGTGTTACAAAGGAGTGCTTGACCCAGCAGCCTCCATCTCTGTGGGGCAGGGCCCCCTGAGCAGAGAAGCCCCTCAAGCGGGACGCATGCCGGAAGTGCTGTagccccctcctgctgctgctgctgggggatcttggggaTGCCTGTGGCCTCGGCTGGCACagagcagttgggggggggaagggtccagAGTAGCTGGGCAGCCAGCTCTGCCCTCTCCTTCAGCTCCGAAAGGCTGGTCTTTTGCAGGCCACGTGGCCACGCCCTGTCCCCTGCTCCTGGTGGTAGTAGTACGGCCGCAGCAGTCTCTCGCCAGCACAGGGCTGCAGGGCCTGGTGGGTGTGCAGGAGGAGGCGGGGGAAGCGAGCCGTGAAGTAGCGCACAAAGTCCTGTGGGACCTCCCCCAGCGTCTCCTGGACCTCCTTGGGCAGCTCGCGGTAGTGGTGCTTCTGGGGAGGGCAAGAGAAAGGGCTGCTCTCGAGgcaccagggggaggggaggggaggggcacggcTGCGGCTGCCCAGGAGGGAAGGGGCACAGACTTCTTGCCAGGAGCCCTCCAAGGGTACGGGCATCTTGCAGCCTCCCGCCTGGCCTCTTACTGCCAAGGAATGcccactggggtggggtggggtgggggctaccTTGTTCCTCATGGCCCTCAAGAGGTCGCGCACAGAGTTGCCTTTGTAGGCCCGGAACTTCCTGAGgtctggggagaaaaggggggattGGGACCGCTGACCTTTGGCTGTGCGGTGCCAGAGATGCTGCCGGTCCCACGTCCCACGTGCCCCACGGCTTAGTCTTACCCGTCTGCAGGGGGAcagagatgtgggccctccagttgCCTCTCaccaccccctctcccccggcCTCCAAGGCTCCGAGGAGGGGCCCGCCCACCGGCTCCTTCTCCAGGCGGTCGCTGACATCCTGGAGAGACAAGAGAGGGATTCGCACTTGCCTCTGCTGGCAGGACTGTCCCTGCGTCCCTGCTGGTCAGGCTCGTGGGGTGGGGTGCCCTCCACCTGCCCAAAACTCACCAGGAGAAACTGCAGCAACTTGGCTGGGCTCCAGAAGAAGGGGTGGGCCAGGACCTGGGCCCCTGTGGGCCTCCTGGCGGGGTCGCTGCTGATCATGGCTTCCATCAACTGCAGGCCGACCATGTtctctgagggagggggggggaggagcagaggcCAGCAAGCCGGTTTCAGGCCCCTGGAGGAGCACTGTGCAGTCTGACcgctcttgcctggagaggagttcTAATCCTGGGAGCTCTCCTGCTCAGCAGCCCGTTCCCATCGACCTCCCGGCAGAGGCTGCCGAGTCCCGTCCCCCCATTCCTCACCGTGAGTCTCTGGCTGCAGGTGCTCCAGCCGGTGGGCCCCGGCCAGAATGTTGCCCTGGCGCTGCAGGCGGTCTCCAAAGGGGTGCTGCCCGCCAGACACCACGTAGTAAAAGACGCAGCCGGCAGAGAAGATGTCCACAGCCGGCGTCTGCAGGGAGCAAAGGGCAGGGCCAGGAGCTGAGGCCACCCTCCGTCTCCAGccccccgtgccccccccccacccacacgcGCCCTTACCGGGTTCTCCCGCGGAGCCTCCCGTAGGACCTCGGGGGCAATCCAGCCCTCCGTGCCGGGGATGCCGGAGCGGAGGCTGAAGCTGCTCCGGCCGGCTTGCAGCTTCTTGCACAGGCCGAAGTCCGAGAGGACGGCACGGATCCGCCCGTGGATGTCGGGGGCCGAGAGCAGGATGTTGCAGGGCTTCAAGTCACGGTGGACTGGAAggaaatagccccccccccccccggcagggtgTGAGCTGAGGGCGGGGGAAGCAAGGCCTTCTGAGGAGCGATCCTCGGGAACCAGCACCCCCACTTACCTATGCCCAGGGCGTGCAGGTGAGCCAAGCCAGCCATCGTCTGCTGCAGCAGGGAGACTGAGGACGCGAGGGTCCGGCCGCCGAGGGAGGGGGACTCCACgtactgggaggggggcagagagagacagtCACCTGCCTTggaggcaccgggggggggggggcaggatctctctctcgctctcccaaACCAAatccctggggaggggagggggaggaggtggagggagcaGCTGCAGCTGCGGCCCCAGTGAGGTTTTAAATGTTTCGCCGCCGGCCCCCTGTGGGCTCACCTCCTGCAGGGTGGCGGTGCAGAGCTCCAGGGCGATGTAGTGGAACTGCCGGTCCTTCTCCGTGCAGAAGTAGCGCACCACGTTGGGGTGCTCATCAGATTCGCGCAGGAGCTGGACCTCCCGCTCCACCAGGTGGGTGTACTCTGGCAAGAGGCGCTTCACGGCCACCTTGCGCCCGTCAAAGTGGCCCCTGGGGAAACAAAGGGCccatcgggagggggggagaggtcaGGGCACAagcagccactcccccccccgccccgcaagCAGGGCTCAGCTGGGACTCCCTGGGGGCGTGTAAAGCCCCACGGCAACCTACAACAGGTTCCTGGGAGAGGgcaccacctccacccccaatgAAGCcccgatgcccccccccccccgaaatcctgCTCTtctgcccggggaggggggggggacagggaaggTTCCAGCCCATCCTGGGGCAGAAGGGGGGTCCTCTGCTCCCAGGGTTCAGAAGCACCCCTTACCTGAAGACACAAGTGCCTCCTGCCCCACGGCCCACCACTTCCTTGGGGTCGAAGGAGATCTTCCCCACGACAAAGGTCTCGGggtcagctgctgctgctgctgctgtccggAGAGAGAGCGGAGCTCTGACTGCCCTGCAGgcacctgccttcccttcccttcccaccccctggagCTATACAGCCAGGTGGCCTCTCCCTGTGCACCCACCTGGGGCGGCAGAGCTGTGGCTGGAGGGCCCTGCCCTCTGCTCTGCCTGGGTGGGCTCTGCGGAAGCCCCGGGGGCGGCTGCTGCTGGGCTGTGGCTGGGAGGggacccccccaggcctccctggTGCTGCAAGAGCTGGGCCAGTTGCTGCTCCAGGTGCCGCTGCTGCTCTCGGTTCTGCCGCtgcagctgctgggggaggggggcaagaacGTGGCctcagtgtcggggggggggcatcccaaGGACCTCCACAGTCTTCAATTAAAGGTCACTCaaggctccccctcccttcctccccacggAGAGCTGGGCTCTGGGGATCAAGATtcatgatggggtggggggggggggtgctggagcCCAGCCCACTCACCCAGAGCATGAGGAAGAGGATCCCCCCTCCCAGAAGCACAGTGGTAATTCCTGAGCCCACCAGCTCCCAGGGACCCCACGCTGGGTCAGCCTCCGGAGGCTCCAGGGGCAGCTCTGCTGGGCCAGGGCTCCCACCCGCTCCCTCCGCCAAGCCACCATCCATCGTCAGGAACTGGAGGAGAGAAGCAGGGGTCAGGTTAGGGGGAGGCTGCACCATGGGGGTGggcaaaggaggaggaaagacCCTCCCCAATTATCTcagctctgccctgccctgccacctACCTCATCGAAGAGGGTCTTGGGGGCGGACGTGGGGGCCAGCAGGGCCTCGGGGGTCCTCCTCAGGCTCTCAGGAAAGGCCCTCAGCATGGTGGTGTGGACCACCGGGGGCAGCTCGTGGTGCCCTGCGGGGAAAGATCACCCCTCTGTCTCCATCACCCAGCACGTCCCCTGCACCGACCTGCTAGCCGGATCCAGAGCTGACCTACTCCGAAGCCTCTCCCCAAGTCCAGCCAGCTGGTCAGTCTTCAGGGACGGCAGAGCACGAGTCCCTGTCCTCTTTTCCAGGGCAGCCGCCAGGGGCCGGCTCTGCTCAGCTATCGGCTGCTTTGTGCTGCCCCACTCTCTCTCCCGTGGCCCCCCGAGACAGAAGATGTGGTGCTGGTGCGTTCCTGAGCATGGCAAGAAAGGGGGACTCACCAATGAGCATCCACTGGCTGGGAGGCACAGTGACGCTGCCCTTCGGGTACCTGACCTCTGTGCTGGGCGTGATTTTGCACTCTCCCGACTTTTGGAGCGTGACCTCCTCGGTGGTGGGGCCGTTGATCCGAGCCAGCGTCACCCCCTGAGGCTGTGGGAGGCACAGACAGAGCAGTGGGGCCTCCGGGCCCAGtggcatctccccccccacccacacaaatACAGGGCCAGCCAaaggcagatggggggggggggaggttctcaCCACCAGTGTCACTCCAGCATGTACCAGGGACGTCAAGGCATAGAAGCAGCTGGCATCTCTGCCCACGTAGAGCGTTGGCCTGGGAAagggcaagggggtgggggggtgggggtcaggtGTGCAGTAAAAGCTTCTGGAACTCATTTCCCAGGATCCCCCAGGCAGCTTCAGAGAAGACCTGGAATCCAGCCTCCCAGCCTCTCCATGTCCCCACCACGCTGCCTCCTGAAGCCCCAGAAGGCAGAGGGGCCCTGAGCtgagctccctcctcccctccggcTTGGTACGCACAGCAGCTGCGTCTTGGTGGCAAACTCCGCAGGGGACCCCCGGTGCCAGTTGAGGGGGCGGATGTCCCGGGCGCGCAGGGCCAGATAGCGCAGGCTCTCCGTGCCGACGTTGAGGTGGGGCAGGCGCCGCAGGCTGTCCTGGTGCCAGGTGTAGACCCCCACCACGGGGGACCCGTAGTCCTGCGTCCACAGCAGCTCCCCGCTGGCCTGGGCCGCCGTCACCAGCAGCCCCTCTCCGCTGGAAGCCAAATGAACCATCCCTGGGGAGACAGGCAGGAACGAGAAGGGCTGGCAGACGGCCAGAACTCAGTCCCCAGAGGCTGGCAGCCCAGGCCTTGCAAGGCTCCACCAGGCCAGGAATTCACAGAGGCCTGGAGGGTCAGCCCGTCACACGGAATCCACAAACAGTCCCGCTCACAGGCGCAAGAGAGATACAAAGAGGCTGGAAGAGGGACGGGGCCGAACCCTCCTCCAGTGGAGCTTCAGCTTGCATGTGTGTTCTGGAGTCCCCCCTTTGCAGCTTTTGACTCTGCTTCGGCAGGAGGTCCAGGGCAGAGCGCTGACTCGTTCAGCACCAGAATCTCCCCACCCGGAGGGCACTCCCTGGGACTCACCGTGCTCCTTGTCTGGATCGTCGTGCCGCAGTGCGGAGTAGTCCAGGAAGGTGCCATTCCAGCGCAGCTCGCGGGTCTTGGTGTCATACATGGTGAGGACGTACTCTGGAGACACAGAGGGGTCGGAGGTGGGGGGGTCACAATGGCGAGGCATAAGAGATCCTCCCCAAAGAGAGGCAACGCCAGAAACTGGATTGGACCCCCCCCAGGGCAGAAGCCGGAATGGCAAAATATGCATCTGTGAGCAGGTagcaacacccccccacacacacacacaaaactacaGCCACATGCCTGATttcccgcctgccccccccccagcccccaggcctGCAGAATTTGGCTGCCCAAAGCAAAGCAGACCGCAGGAGAGGCGAGAGGAAGCCCTGGCCTGGTGCCAGGCTGTCCTGGCCATCCTCGGGGGTGGGCAAATCCAGTCTTACGGGTACGTCCGATGTAGAGGAACGGTGCCGAGGGGCACAGCCCGTCCCAGGCCTCGGTGGAGAGCGTGGTCTGCTTCTGCCCCGATGCGGGGTCCACCACGAACCAGGTGTCCTCCTTCTTGCCTGGGAAGAGGGATGGACTCTCCACAGTGGGGCCCACACATGGGTGAGACGGGGCCTCTCCCACCACCCACGCCCCCTTCCCGGTCTTGTACCTGTGTAGAGGATCCCGTCGGAGCTCCGGCACGGCGAGGACTGTACCAGCTCTGGGATGGTGAACGGCAGCTTCTGCAGtggccagaggaggaggaggaggggctcttACGGGGATTGCAAGCCCTCCGTTCCCCCGGGGAACCCCCTTTTGGGCCCTGGGAAGAGGGGCCTTctcctgtgaggggaggggcttgggcTGCCCTCCGGCTGAACACTCACCATGAGGCCCTCCTTGTTCTTGCCCCCCAGGACGTAGAGGCTCCCATCACTGGGGTCCGGAAGGAAGGCTGGCCTGAGCAGGGAACAAGCAGGCATGAGAGGGACGCTTGGGAGAAAGAAGCAGCTCCAGGGGGGCTCCAGAGCAGCCCCCTTGCCagcaaaggcaggcaggcaggcaggcagggtgcCACATCCCCCTCTGCCCTTTACGTCCTGATGCCCGCCTGGACCAGTGGCcaggaccactgctccaggtaCCTTGGCCAGCTCTGTGGccccagagggggagggggcttagaacctcagcctctcctcctttccttcccatgGTGCCGGAGCGATCCAGAAAGCAGCGGGACCACTGTacgaatcctgccccccccctcacaaggaTCTGCCCTCCAGTCCCAGGAGACACTCACTCAGCCACGTCCACGGGGGCCTGCAGAGTCGGCGCtgaaggagaaagggggagggtccCGGTCAGGGGGGAAGAGCTGTGGGATCTCGCCCCCCAAGCAAGCCAGTCCTCCCGGAGGAGGGGCTCTCCTGGCTCCATGAGGGAGAGGTCAGTCCCACTGCCCCTGGCCACCCCCAAGGGCTGGCAGGTGCTCACCATCTTGCAGGGTCCACTGGATGTCCCCCGTCCTCTGACTCACGGCATGGAGGTGGCCGTCCAGGGTGGAGACAAAGAGCAGACTTTCTGGGGCAGGGCCAGAAAGGCTCTaggggcaggggagaagaggcCGGGTGAGGCCAGAGAAGGAGGGCCGGGAGGACCCCGGAGGCAACAGAGCGCGTGGGCACCCGAGCCCACCACCCCTGGGGGCTGGGAGGAGAACCACAAGGGCAGGAGGGGGAACCTGCTGAGGGGCCATGGAGCAGGGCAGCATCTTGTCCCAGCCACGGACCGGCCAGCCAGCCCCCCTTGGGACGGCCCAAtgacctctcttcttcttctccattgctCCGGGGGCGAGGGGGCGGCcttgcccccccctgccccccaaggtGCAGGCGGGCTGCTGCATCCGGGTGCCAACTCACCGGCGGCACCCTCCGCCCGGCACTCCCCCTTGGCAAACAAAGCCGGGCTGGGCCAAGCGAGGGCAGGGAGcgcctggagaggggaggggaggggaggggagagctcgGCCAGGACAGCTGCCGCCTTGGCCCAGGGAGGGGTCACTACCCAGCTTGAGGGTCGGGGGGCCGGGCGGCCCTCCCTCCGACCCAGaggtacctccctccctccctccctccctccctgggtccCGGGGCGCGTGTGCTGGCGTTGGCCGTCGGAAGCCGGTTCCCCGGGCAAAGCTCCGGGCGCTGGACAGCCGTTGTCGGGCCAGCTTGTCTGGCCTGCCGCCCGCCCCCCGCCTCACCTGCGCCCCCGCCGCCACCGCCAGCAGCAggagccccagaggcagcagatgGAGCGCGGCGGGGAGGCTCCGTCGGGGCCCGCAGGAGCCGCACATGGGTCGCCTGGCCCTGGGTGTAGGATGCGCCCCCCCATGCCCCGCGCCCTCAGCCCCGGCCGCACGCCCGCATGGCCCCCGCCGCAGGTGCCGCTCGCAGCTGGCTCTGGCCCCGGGACGCCCGACAGGGACACGACGGGGCGGGACCAAACAGCCCTGCCCGCCTCTCGTCGCCTCCCCACTCCCAAAGCACTCTGTACGCGCTCAGGGGCCTCGTGCCGGCAAGGAAGCGTCGCCTACACCcctcccctgccgccgccgccgccgcaattGCTCGGGGGAGCCGTGGACGCCCACCGCCCCCTCTGGCCCCCCAAGAGAGGACTCCGCCCCCAGTGGCCGGACCTTGGTTGGCCTTGGCACGGATCCTGCTGCTCGCATTCCTGTATGCAGAAACACAAACCAGTTGGACCAGTccccatgcatgtgtgtgtgtgtttgtgtgtgtgtgtgagggggggggaggaggcctgaAGCCCaaggcccaccccccccccttccagccctgggtcctgccagccagctgccccctcccacccagagCAGAGAGAAGCACcgacttcccttccccccccccaggaaaatgcCCCAAATCCTTCCCAAGCAGGGCAGGCAGCCCAAAGTGGCCCCTCCCCGACCCAAGAAAAGACCAGCAGGCAGCAAGGAAAGGACTTCATTCTCAAAGTTTAATTGATAAGACTGATTGGATCTTACAGAACAGAACAAGGAGAATACCGGACAAAGTGACACTTTAAAAATATCTCAGGGAGGCAAGCTCCGGATGACgccgttcccctccccttcctcagggGGGCTCCAGGCTGAGATGCTGAGATTAGGACAGAGACCCCCACCCAACAGAGATTAGGACAGagaccccccgccccccggcctgTAACTCTGcaaaggtgggaaggggagggaaaggccgGTCTCTTCTGGTGGGGATGGGCACCAGCCAGGCAGGGGCAGCTGTTCCCAGCCCCTCACTGCTGGGCACTGGGCTCCCGGGGGGGCAGCTCCACAAGGGAGGGGGGTGAATCCAGGAGGGCAGCCTTGCAAGTGGGGCTCGCAACACGCCAGCTGGTGCACACGTGACTCTCTCCGTGTCGGGAGGGGAGAAGGGTCTTCCCGGCCCCAAGCCTGGGGAGCAGAAATGAAATACGGCACCtctgaggaagagggagggagggagggcagaagtcGGCCCTCGGCCGGCAGAAACTGAGAAGGAAAGGGGCACCTTGCCACAGCAGGAACAAGATTTGAGCCGGGCAAAGCGCCCACAGGAGTTCCAGGCACCTGCTCCAGGGCACTTTCCCTCACCCAAGCGCTCCCTGTCGAGGCTGCGACAGGGCCCAAAAGCAAATCTCAGCCCCCAGGCAAGGGTTCGAAACATGCAGCTGCACACCCCTTACTCTCTGGCCCGAAGCGGCAGAGTCCTAAGGGATGGGGGCTACTTGGCCGTACTGCCCCCAATACACATCTGCCACGTGCTCTTTCAGTGGGAGGCACACAAGCAAGAGACAGGCTGACGAAGAACTATTTCCGGAGGAAGAAAGAGGCAAAACGGCGTCCCCTGAGCGGGGGTCTCGCTGGGACCCCTGCAGGTTGCAGGATTCGAAAGGCCCCCTGATCTCAGCACCTGGGTAGAAGGCGGGGCAGACCAAGACTGGGGGAGGAAGAAGACACGGCTGTTTAAGAGGCTGCGGAACAGAGATCTGTGGAAGCTTTTTCCATGCTCCATGCACAAGACGGTCAGGGGGGAGACACTTCCCTGCCCGAGTGCCTCAACCAAGAGCCTCCTCCGCGGTGTCAGTCCTTGGTGAAGCAGGAAACAGAttctccccagccccaaaggGTGTGTTCAGGGAAGGCTCCTtagagtagcccccccccccaagcaaagcAGCAGGAGAGATCATTTTCTCTCCAGGAAGGACTGCAGCAAGAGTCAGGCTGTGCACACCTTCCGGAACAGGGATCCCGAGGGCCAGCCCTGCTCAAGTGCCCCTGGGGCAACCGCTTCTCCCAGGCCTCACGTCGAGCCGCATCCTAAATTCAGAGCCTAAGAGCCCGATCCGTCAGGCGTTG
Protein-coding sequences here:
- the PLK1 gene encoding serine/threonine-protein kinase PLK1: MSAGAAERGAAGAAGGSAAAAVAAASVGGRGGAGKEVPSALLDPRSRRRYVVGRFLGKGGFAKCYELTDAESREVFAGKVVSKALLVKAPQREKMSMEIAIHRSLQHRHVVAFHGFFEDANFVFVVLELCRRRSLLELHKRRKALTEPEARYFLRQIILGCQYLHSHRVIHRDLKLGNLFLNDDMEVKIGDFGLATKVEYEGERKKTLCGTPNYIAPEVLGKKGHSFEVDVWSIGCIMYTLLVGKPPFETSCLKETYLRIKNNDYSIPSHINPVAASLIRKMLRSDPATRPTIEELLSDEFFSTGYLPSRLPTTCLTVPPRFSLASSGPDPSGRKPLTVVNKGLDSPVPDKLPEKEEEEAPREPGESVDTLLMDLMQQLTVVNSCKPSEKVPVRQEEAEDPACIPIFWVSKWVDYSDKYGLGYQLCDNSVGVLFNDSTRLIMYNDGDSLQYIEQNGAESYFNVRSYPSSFNKKVTLLEYFRNYMSEHLLKAGANISPREGDELARLPYLRTWFRTRSAIILHLSNGTVQINFFEDHTKVILCPLMAAVSYINQKREFHTYKLSLLEEFGCSKELASRLRFARTMVEKLLFSKAVPASTKPAP